One genomic window of Phoenix dactylifera cultivar Barhee BC4 chromosome 6, palm_55x_up_171113_PBpolish2nd_filt_p, whole genome shotgun sequence includes the following:
- the LOC103715745 gene encoding F-box protein At1g55000, producing MGCCGEDEGDLLKNLVSPIPNPNPETLEISTADVAAGSSSDEVLSPMNSNFSALVSRDLLRAILELLPPADLARTACVCRLWRAVASDREMLEGAFRAPWKVKQVIGEPSSPAFWRHPALDRFAISHRLRRGDTVARLALKYSVQVMDIKRLNNMMSDHGIYSRERLLVPISKPELLHGSTCYIELDVHSKREVAVLYLEGGPDQKAGTLVNRAITDRARRKILDSVKRSMQVDDGTAEYYLSVSDGDPRAAMLQFSEDLRWEQQMSGP from the exons ATGGGATGCTGCGGAGAAGACGAGGGCGACCTCCTCAAGAACCTCGTCTCCCCaatccctaaccctaaccccgaAACCCTAGAGATTTCTACCGCCGATGTCGCCGCCGGCTCCTCCTCCGACGAGGTGCTCTCCCCTATGAATTCCAACTTCTCCGCCCTCGTCTCCCGGGACCTCCTCCGGGCGATCCTGGAGCTCCTGCCGCCGGCGGACCTTGCCCGCACGGCGTGCGTCTGCCGGCTGTGGAGGGCGGTGGCGTCGGACCGGGAGATGCTGGAGGGGGCCTTCCGGGCGCCGTGGAAGGTGAAGCAGGTGATCGGGGAGCCCTCCTCCCCGGCCTTCTGGCGCCACCCCGCTCTCGATCGCTTCGCCATCTCCCACCGCCTCCGCCGCGGCGACACCGTCGCCCGCCTCGCTCTAAAGTACTCTGTCCAG GTAATGGACATCAAGCGTTTGAACAATATGATGAGTGACCATGGAATATACTCCAGAGAGAGGCTTCTTGTCCCCATTAGCAAGCCAGAGCTTCTTCACGGCAGCACCTGCTACATCGAGTTGGATGTGCATTCAAAAAGAGAAGTTGCAGTATTGTATTTGGAGGGTGGTCCTGACCAGAAAGCTGGTACTCTGGTGAACCGGGCTATTACAGACAGAGCCAGAAGGAAAATACTCGACTCAGTGAAGCGAAGTATGCAAGTAGATGATGGAACTGCAGAATACTATTTGTCTGTTTCAGATGGTGATCCAAGGGCTGCTATGTTGCAATTCTCTGAGGATCTGAGGTGGGAACAGCAGATGAGTGGCCCTTAG